A DNA window from Pungitius pungitius chromosome 1, fPunPun2.1, whole genome shotgun sequence contains the following coding sequences:
- the LOC119221756 gene encoding fibronectin-like, with protein MAELCLKEGMFILVFSLVFTCSAAQRDYFVPNAEYLTWYEARSYCQVHFKELATVTPENIKTITLNLSSASWIGLRRNFSDAVSSSAFWSRWADGELLLFQNWYPGSPVLQKSANCPAAATITSTTTSTTQFTSSNMTSFAAPPNTGPTVASSAGLPTVTDPIVASYAGFPNVTDPTVATCAGFTNVTDPTVASFDGLPNVTDPTVASSAGLPNVTDPTVASYDGLPNVTDPTVASSAGPGAVTEEAEDAGDYVVDLCVALLSFGAWVERSCSERLSFVCYEDRFPGHVDVTGLTSESAVLTWLPFPGTIDHYRVKVEVGERKVNQMVTNATSLNLADLTPGSLHAVRVFPVKGQREKHPQQTAFYTRPNKVENLAAVQVTETSVALNWSKPDGNVELYSVESEGVETGRSQTEGTVVVNLTPGTLHTFTVLSAVNGSSTRSDESSVTAYTRPGKVSGLQVSGNKHCSVVLKWVEPKGHTTGYRVKATTASGDPPSLLFSGNVTQTEVKVTSLPPGTRIKLTVTALTNHDALEGDNVTIDSYTTPKPVSNLSLTSTHNTLEARWSPPTAEFFTVRLLLDDAVVNEKNTTGPATTQHFDGLTAAASYAVNVSAVVGNLSSLPVKASTFTSLVPPTDARLKSFGEHALTFEWSPPKNIAKVNYSVQLHSAFWGHDFSDVVSATSHTFSGLNSGTKYDFEVRIVANNQTSDPAVASDYTVAVEEEIVLSMMCSSAQSLLCAETDTRNGVFKELEEHFRKHLGDGVVWELKKEPESKG; from the exons ATGGCCGAGTTATGTCTCAAGGAGGGgatgtttattttggttttct CTCTGGTGTTCACCTGCAGCGCTGCGCAGCGGGACTACTTTGTCCCCAACGCCGAGTACCTGACGTGGTACGAGGCCAGGAGCTACTGCCAG GTCCATTTCAAAGAGCTGGCGACGGTGACCCCTGAAAACATCAAAACCATCACCCTGAACCTCTCCTCCGCCAGCTGGATCGGCCTCCGCAGGAACTTCTCCGACGCCGTCAGCTCCAGCGCGTTCTGGTCCCGCTGGGCCGACGgggagctcctcctcttccagaaCTGGTACCCCGGCTCGCCTGTCCTCCAGAAGAGCGCCAACTGTCCGGCGGCGGccaccatcacctccaccaccacctccaccacccaaTTCACCAGCTCGAACATGACGAGCTTCGCCGCACccccgaac ACGggtccaactgtggcgagctccgccggactcccgacCGTGACGGATCCAATTGTGGCGAGTTACGCCGGattcccgaacgtgacggatccaactgtggcgaccTGCGCCGGATTCACGAACgttactgatccaactgtggcgagcttcgacggactcccgaacgtgacggatccaactgtggcgagctccgccggactcccgaacgtgacggatccaactgtggcgagctacgacggactcccgaacgtgacggatccaactgtggcaaGCTCGGCCGGACCCGGCGCGGTgacagaggaagcagaggacGCGGGGGACTACGTGGTGGACTTGTGCGTGGCCCTGCTGAGCTTCGGGGCCTGGGTCGAACGGAGCTGCTCTGAGCGGCTTTCCTTTGTGTGTTATGAAG ATCGCTTCCCCGGCCATGTCGACGTGACCGGGCTCACCTCTGAGAGTGCCGTTCTGACGTGGCTCCCCTTTCCCGGCACCATCGACCACTACCGGGTTAAAGTCGAGGTCGGCGAGCGTAAGGTCAACCAGATGGTGACCAACGCGACAAGCCTCAACCTCGCCGACCTGACGCCGGGATCCCTCCACGCGGTGCGCGTGTTCCCGGTTAAGGGCCAGAGAGAAAAGCACCCGCAGCAGACCGCCTTCTACACCA GACCCAACAAAGTGGAGAACCTCGCCGCCGTCCAAGTGACCGAAACCAGCGTGGCCCTGAACTGGAGCAAACCGGATGGAAACGTGGAACTCTACAGCGTCGAATCCGAGGGCGTGGAGACGGGTCGAAGCCAAACGGAAGGCACCGTGGTCGTCAACTTGACCCCCGGGACGCTGCACACTTTCACCGTCCTCTCGGCGGTCAACGGCAGCTCCACCAGGAGCGACGAGTCCAGCGTCACAGCGTACACCA GGCCCGGGAAGGTGTCCGGCCTACAGGTGTCAGGGAACAAGCACTGCTCAGTGGTGCTGAAGTGGGTGGAGCCCAAGGGACACACCACCGGTTACAGAGTGAAGGCCACGACGGCTAGTGGTGATCC TCCTAGCCTGCTGTTTAGTGGAAATGTGACGCAAACGGAGGTGAAGGTGACGTCGCTGCCGCCCGGCACAAGGATAAAACTCACCGTGACGGCCCTGACGAACCATGACGCTCTGGAGGGAGACAACGTGACCATCGACAGCTACACCA CTCCCAAACCGGTTTCAAACCTGTCTTTGACCTCCACGCACAACACCCTCGAAGCCCGTTGGAGCCCGCCCACCGCGGAATTCTTCActgtgaggctgctgctggatgacGCGGTCGTGAACGAGAAAAACACCACCGGCCCCGCGACCACCCAGCACTTTGACGGACTGACGGCGGCAGCCAGTTACGCGGTGAACGTCTCTGCCGTTGTGGGAAATCTGAGCAGCCTACCGGTGAAAGCCTCCACGTTCACCA GTCTGGTGCCGCCCACTGACGCCAGGCTCAAGTCCTTCGGCGAACACGCGCTCACCTTCGAGTGgagcccccccaaaaacataGCCAAAGTGAATTACTCCGTCCAACTCCACTCCGCCTTCTGGGGCCACGACTTTTCTGATGTGGTCAGCGCAACCTCCCACACGTTCAGCGGCTTGAACTCGGGCACCAAGTACGACTTTGAAGTGCGCATCGTGGCGAATAACCAGACAAGTGATCCAGCGGTTGCTTCAGATTACACCG TTGCCGTGGAGGAGGAGATCGTCCTGTCCATGATGTGCTCCTCGGCTCAGTCTCTCCTCTGCGCTGAGACGGACACCCGGAACGGTGTATTCAAAGAG TTAGAAGAACATTTCAGGAAGCATTTGGGGGACGGCGTGGTCTGGGAACTTAAGAAAGAACCTGAAAGCAAAGGATAA
- the LOC119222590 gene encoding receptor-type tyrosine-protein phosphatase eta-like has product MMRTCVTTSGFVVGDLQDTFVDSIIQTFVVFVVGLNSAPSRTSDRFPGRVDVTRLTSQSAVLTWLPFPGTIDRYQVEVEVGGELKVNQMVTNATSLDLADLTPGSLHAVRVFPVKGQREKHPQQTAFYTRPNKVENLAAVQVTETSVALNWSKPDGNVELYSVESEGVETGRSQTEGTVVVNLTPGTLHTFAVLSAVNGSSTRSDESSVAAYTRPGKVSGLQVSGNTHCSVVLKWVKPKGHTTGYRVKATTASGDPPCLLFSGNVTQTEVKVTSLPPGTRIKLTVTALTNHDALEGDNVTIDSYTSNSGLLV; this is encoded by the exons ATGATGCGTACATGTGTGACAACATCAGGATTTGTCGTTGGAGATCTTCAGGACACATTTGTTGActcaataattcaaacattcGTAGTATTCGTAGTGGGACTGAACTCCGCTCCTTCCCGAACCTCAGATCGCTTCCCCGGCCGCGTCGACGTGACCAGGCTCACCTCTCAGAGTGCCGTTCTGACGTGGCTCCCCTTTCCTGGCACCATCGACCGCTACCAGGTTGAAGTCGAGGTCGGCGGAGAGCTCAAGGTCAACCAGATGGTGACCAACGCGACAAGCCTCGACCTTGCCGACCTGACGCCGGGATCCCTCCACGCGGTCCGCGTGTTCCCGGTTAAGGGCCAGAGAGAAAAGCACCCGCAGCAGACCGCCTTCTACACCA GACCCAACAAAGTGGAGAACCTCGCCGCCGTCCAAGTGACCGAAACCAGCGTGGCCCTGAACTGGAGCAAACCGGACGGAAACGTGGAACTCTACAGCGTCGAATCCGAGGGCGTGGAGACGGGTCGAAGCCAAACGGAGGGCACCGTGGTCGTCAACTTGACCCCCGGGACGCTGCACACTTTCGCCGTCCTCTCGGCGGTCAACGGCAGCTCCACCAGGAGCGACGAGTCCAGCGTCGCAGCGTACACCA GGCCCGGGAAGGTGTCCGGCCTGCAGGTGTCAGGGAACACGCACTGCTCAGTGGTGCTGAAGTGGGTGAAACCCAAGGGACACACCACCGGTTACAGAGTGAAGGCCACGACGGCTAGTGGTGATCC TCCTTGCCTGCTGTTTAGTGGAAATGTGACGCAAACGGAGGTGAAGGTGACGTCGCTGCCGCCCGGCACAAGGATAAAACTCACCGTGACGGCCCTGACGAACCATGACGCTCTGGAGGGAGACAACGTGACCATCGACAGCTACACCAGTAACTCCGGGCTTCTGGTTTAg
- the tp53 gene encoding cellular tumor antigen p53 isoform X2, whose amino-acid sequence MSQENFDGLTLGLPDSQGSFTELWENMVSPPLLNLPMAHNDSWPDGNMDALLNNDLPGFDADLFELSPETSTADGVTPPASTVPVTSDHPGEFGFQVRFQKSGMAKSVTSTYSELLNKLYCQLAKTSLIEVLVTKELPQGAFLRATAVYKKSDHVAEVVRRCPHHQKEDATDHSSHLIRVEGSKRAQYFEDPNTKRQSVTVPYELPQLGTEMTTILLSFMCNSSCMGGMNRRPILTILTLETPEGLVLGRRCFEVRVCACPGRDRKSEEIKSKAQIGTKQTTKRKNAPPAPTPNTSAKKSKSASSAEEEDKDVFVLRVRGRERYEWLKKINDGLELLDREGKSKPPVTVKHEAAAPSSGKRLLLRGERSDSE is encoded by the exons ATGAGTCAAGAGAACTTCGATGGTTTAACTTTGGGCCTGCCGGACAGCCAGGGCTCCTTCACGGAGCTGTGGGAAAATAT GGTTTCCCCCCCACTCCTCAACCTTCCAATGGCGCACAATGACTCATGGCCAGATGGGAATATGGACGCACTG CTCAATAATGACCTGCCTGGCTTTGACGCGGATCTGTTTGAGCTTTCCCCCGAGACGTCCACTGCGGACGGCGTAACGCCCCCCGCCTCCACCGTGCCGGTGACGAGCGACCACCCGGGGGAATTTGGATTCCAGGTGCGCTTCCAGAAGTCCGGCATGGCGAAATCAGTCACCTCGACG TATTCGGAGCTCCTTAATAAATTGTACTGCCAGCTGGCGAAGACGAGCCTTATTGAAGTGCTGGTCACCAAAGAGCTTCCTCAGGGTGCTTTCCTCAGGGCCACGGCGGTATACAAGAAGTCGGATCACGTGGCCGAAGTGGTCCGCCGTTGCCCCCATCACCAGAAAGAGGACG CTACGGACCACAGCAGCCATCTGATCAGGGTGGAGGGCAGCAAGAGGGCTCAATATTTTGAGGATCCCAACACTAAGAGGCAGAGTGTGACTGTCCCTTACGAGCTCCCACAG tTGGGCACAGAGATGACAACCATCCTGCTGAGCTTCATGTGCAACAGTTCCTGCATGGGGGGCATGAACCGCAGACCCATCCTCACCATCCTGACCCTCGAGACGCCAGA GGGACTTGTTTTGGGCCGGAGGTGCTTTGaggtgcgtgtctgtgcgtgtccAGGCAGGGACCGCAAATCAgaggaaatcaaatcaaaggcTCAGATCGGCACTAAACAAACGACTAAAAGAA AGAACGCCCCCCCCGCTCCGACCCCCAACACGTCTGCGAAAAAGTCCAAGTCGGCCTCcagtgcagaggaggaggacaaggatgTGTTTGTCCTGCGT GTTCGAGGTCGCGAGCGCTACGAGTGGTTGAAGAAGATCAACGATGgtctggagctgctggacagaGAAGG CAAGTCCAAGCCCCCGGTGACCGTGAAACACGAGGCGGCTGCGCCTTCCAGCGGGAAGCGGCTGCTGCTCAGAGGAGAGCGGAGCGACAGCGAGTGA
- the tp53 gene encoding cellular tumor antigen p53 isoform X1 yields MSQENFDGLTLGLPDSQGSFTELWENIRVSPPLLNLPMAHNDSWPDGNMDALLNNDLPGFDADLFELSPETSTADGVTPPASTVPVTSDHPGEFGFQVRFQKSGMAKSVTSTYSELLNKLYCQLAKTSLIEVLVTKELPQGAFLRATAVYKKSDHVAEVVRRCPHHQKEDATDHSSHLIRVEGSKRAQYFEDPNTKRQSVTVPYELPQLGTEMTTILLSFMCNSSCMGGMNRRPILTILTLETPEGLVLGRRCFEVRVCACPGRDRKSEEIKSKAQIGTKQTTKRKNAPPAPTPNTSAKKSKSASSAEEEDKDVFVLRVRGRERYEWLKKINDGLELLDREGKSKPPVTVKHEAAAPSSGKRLLLRGERSDSE; encoded by the exons ATGAGTCAAGAGAACTTCGATGGTTTAACTTTGGGCCTGCCGGACAGCCAGGGCTCCTTCACGGAGCTGTGGGAAAATAT CAGGGTTTCCCCCCCACTCCTCAACCTTCCAATGGCGCACAATGACTCATGGCCAGATGGGAATATGGACGCACTG CTCAATAATGACCTGCCTGGCTTTGACGCGGATCTGTTTGAGCTTTCCCCCGAGACGTCCACTGCGGACGGCGTAACGCCCCCCGCCTCCACCGTGCCGGTGACGAGCGACCACCCGGGGGAATTTGGATTCCAGGTGCGCTTCCAGAAGTCCGGCATGGCGAAATCAGTCACCTCGACG TATTCGGAGCTCCTTAATAAATTGTACTGCCAGCTGGCGAAGACGAGCCTTATTGAAGTGCTGGTCACCAAAGAGCTTCCTCAGGGTGCTTTCCTCAGGGCCACGGCGGTATACAAGAAGTCGGATCACGTGGCCGAAGTGGTCCGCCGTTGCCCCCATCACCAGAAAGAGGACG CTACGGACCACAGCAGCCATCTGATCAGGGTGGAGGGCAGCAAGAGGGCTCAATATTTTGAGGATCCCAACACTAAGAGGCAGAGTGTGACTGTCCCTTACGAGCTCCCACAG tTGGGCACAGAGATGACAACCATCCTGCTGAGCTTCATGTGCAACAGTTCCTGCATGGGGGGCATGAACCGCAGACCCATCCTCACCATCCTGACCCTCGAGACGCCAGA GGGACTTGTTTTGGGCCGGAGGTGCTTTGaggtgcgtgtctgtgcgtgtccAGGCAGGGACCGCAAATCAgaggaaatcaaatcaaaggcTCAGATCGGCACTAAACAAACGACTAAAAGAA AGAACGCCCCCCCCGCTCCGACCCCCAACACGTCTGCGAAAAAGTCCAAGTCGGCCTCcagtgcagaggaggaggacaaggatgTGTTTGTCCTGCGT GTTCGAGGTCGCGAGCGCTACGAGTGGTTGAAGAAGATCAACGATGgtctggagctgctggacagaGAAGG CAAGTCCAAGCCCCCGGTGACCGTGAAACACGAGGCGGCTGCGCCTTCCAGCGGGAAGCGGCTGCTGCTCAGAGGAGAGCGGAGCGACAGCGAGTGA